Proteins from a genomic interval of Desulfovulcanus ferrireducens:
- the thiC gene encoding phosphomethylpyrimidine synthase ThiC, translated as MDMLTKNKVLAEILDKNLDAIAQAEQLSSETIKQSVQKGSMVVLANPKHGNVLPILIGQPARIKVNANIGTSPFINDLELELKKVQVAYNSGAHTIMDLSTAGNLDEIRKLIIEHSPLPVGTVPIYSVAQKYISQGQDPSRMSTQEIFEEIHKQAEQGVDFMTVHCGVTKRATSLVKEGQRLLGIVSRGGSILTKWMQVNDKENPLYEHYDDLLKLAKEYNLTLSLGDGMRPGAGADAGDAPQWEEVIVLSELTLKAWEEGVQVMIEGPGHVPLHLIESQIRGIKQLCHNAPLYVLGPLTTDVAPGYDHIAGAIGGALAAINGADFLCYLTPAEHLTLPTLEDVHEGVVASLIAAHSAEVAMGRKDATERNNEISKARKELDWERITTLALAPETVKRRRKDFAGKEECAMCGEFCAVKMLR; from the coding sequence AGACAATTAAGCAAAGTGTGCAAAAAGGCTCCATGGTTGTCCTGGCAAATCCTAAACATGGTAATGTGTTACCGATTTTAATTGGCCAGCCAGCTCGTATTAAAGTTAACGCCAATATTGGTACTTCCCCCTTTATCAATGATCTGGAGTTGGAACTGAAGAAAGTTCAGGTAGCTTACAACAGCGGGGCACATACGATAATGGATTTATCTACAGCAGGCAATCTGGATGAAATCCGTAAACTAATAATTGAACATTCTCCTTTGCCTGTGGGCACGGTGCCTATTTATTCAGTGGCTCAAAAATATATTAGTCAGGGACAAGACCCGAGCCGGATGTCCACTCAGGAGATTTTTGAAGAGATCCACAAACAGGCTGAGCAAGGTGTGGACTTTATGACCGTGCATTGCGGTGTGACAAAGAGGGCGACCAGCCTGGTGAAAGAGGGACAGCGACTCTTGGGCATTGTTTCGAGGGGCGGGTCGATTCTGACCAAATGGATGCAAGTAAACGACAAGGAAAATCCACTTTATGAACATTATGATGATCTTTTGAAATTGGCCAAAGAATATAATCTGACTCTAAGTCTGGGTGATGGTATGCGTCCGGGAGCAGGCGCTGATGCCGGCGATGCACCTCAGTGGGAAGAGGTAATTGTCCTTTCAGAGCTTACCTTAAAGGCCTGGGAAGAAGGGGTCCAGGTTATGATCGAGGGTCCCGGGCATGTTCCTTTGCATCTTATAGAGAGTCAGATTCGAGGCATAAAACAACTTTGCCACAATGCCCCTCTATATGTACTTGGACCTCTCACTACGGATGTTGCCCCTGGTTATGATCATATTGCCGGAGCCATTGGCGGGGCTTTGGCTGCTATAAACGGGGCAGACTTTTTATGTTATTTAACCCCTGCTGAACACTTAACTTTGCCTACTTTAGAAGATGTCCATGAAGGAGTGGTTGCTTCCCTTATTGCTGCTCATAGCGCAGAAGTTGCCATGGGTCGGAAAGATGCAACTGAGCGTAATAACGAGATTTCCAAGGCCAGAAAAGAGCTTGACTGGGAGCGCATAACTACCTTGGCGCTTGCTCCTGAGACGGTAAAGAGAAGACGTAAGGATTTTGCGGGTAAAGAAGAATGTGCCATGTGCGGTGAATTCTGCGCAGTGAAGATGCTTAGATAA
- a CDS encoding DUF190 domain-containing protein, producing MHLPERAERIRIFIGENDKFDNKPLFEQLVLKAREMGLAGATVLRGVLGYGANSRIHSSKILRLSEDMPLVIEIVDTSDKINTFLQTIDPMLKEGLITREPVQVIFYRHS from the coding sequence ATGCATTTACCTGAACGAGCCGAACGTATCCGTATTTTTATCGGAGAAAATGATAAGTTTGATAACAAACCTTTATTTGAACAGCTAGTGCTTAAAGCCAGAGAAATGGGCCTGGCAGGGGCTACGGTGCTACGCGGGGTCCTGGGTTATGGAGCAAACAGCCGGATCCACAGCTCAAAAATTTTGCGCCTTTCAGAAGATATGCCCCTGGTTATTGAAATCGTGGATACATCCGACAAAATCAATACCTTTTTACAAACCATCGACCCCATGCTCAAGGAAGGGTTAATCACCAGAGAACCAGTGCAGGTTATTTTCTATCGGCACAGCTGA
- a CDS encoding class IV adenylate cyclase, whose translation MALEVELKFPLESFDSLVSILENKGKKLSTWYFEQNIVLDTQEQLLKGKDILLRLRKGLDHVLTLKFPEVDTDGLVKKREELEAKVEDIYILEDIFKTLGFFPFLTYEKFRQKWELEDCKICLDILPFGNFIEIEGDKIFQAAKILRLAVEQGTKKTYYELFQDFLKSHNLPLEESFVFSEKEKELIAARLGVKI comes from the coding sequence ATGGCTTTAGAAGTAGAACTCAAGTTCCCGCTAGAAAGTTTTGACTCACTTGTCTCGATTTTGGAAAACAAAGGGAAAAAGCTTTCGACCTGGTATTTTGAACAAAATATTGTCCTGGATACGCAGGAGCAGCTACTTAAAGGGAAAGATATACTTTTGCGTTTGCGCAAAGGCTTAGATCATGTCCTTACCTTAAAATTTCCTGAGGTAGACACGGATGGCCTAGTGAAGAAAAGAGAAGAACTGGAAGCCAAAGTGGAGGACATTTATATTTTAGAAGATATTTTTAAGACTTTGGGTTTTTTCCCTTTTTTAACTTATGAGAAATTCAGGCAGAAGTGGGAACTAGAGGATTGTAAAATTTGCCTGGATATTTTGCCTTTTGGAAATTTTATAGAAATCGAGGGCGATAAAATTTTTCAGGCAGCCAAAATATTACGATTGGCAGTCGAACAAGGAACAAAAAAGACCTATTATGAATTGTTTCAAGATTTTTTGAAAAGCCATAACTTGCCTTTGGAAGAGAGTTTTGTTTTTTCTGAGAAAGAAAAGGAGTTGATTGCCGCAAGACTTGGCGTGAAAATTTAA
- a CDS encoding aminopeptidase: MFTDTQLDKYAKVLIWGMRKARTKQFSKGDVVLLRTDKSALPLADKVFQKLLELGLNPVVRINLPEDMEKTFFTHASDEQITFKVPGDEELYNHLNGLISLLGPESLTHLKDIDPSRIGKLAVAKKYLRDILEKRENQGDFGWTLCLYPTQELASKAGLSFEEYTEQVIKAVYLDHDDPCSDWERVYNLAQEVKDWLNSLEVEYFHVLSENTDMKVYQGEMRRWLGVSGHNIPSFELFLSPDYRYTEGVYFADQPSYRSGNVVRGVRLEFKEGQVIDVKAEEGEEFVRKQLNMDRGASFLGEFSLTDKRFSRISKFMAHTLYDENFGGEFGNCHVAVGASYADTYAGDPKELTPEKKKELGFNDSALHWDLVNTEAKVVYAYLKNKERVTIYENGKFLMDGLED; this comes from the coding sequence ATGTTTACAGATACACAGTTGGACAAATATGCTAAAGTGTTGATTTGGGGGATGAGAAAGGCCCGCACAAAGCAATTTAGCAAAGGCGATGTTGTTCTGCTGCGCACAGACAAATCCGCTTTGCCTTTGGCAGACAAGGTGTTTCAAAAATTACTGGAACTTGGATTAAATCCCGTGGTGCGCATTAATTTGCCCGAGGACATGGAGAAGACCTTTTTTACCCATGCCTCTGACGAACAGATCACTTTCAAGGTGCCTGGAGATGAAGAACTTTATAATCATTTGAATGGTCTTATTTCCTTGCTTGGGCCTGAATCATTAACCCACCTCAAAGATATTGACCCGTCCCGTATCGGCAAACTGGCTGTGGCCAAAAAGTATTTGCGCGATATCCTGGAAAAGAGGGAAAACCAGGGGGATTTTGGCTGGACCTTGTGTCTTTATCCTACTCAGGAGCTTGCCAGCAAGGCCGGCTTAAGTTTTGAAGAATATACTGAACAGGTGATAAAGGCAGTATATCTGGATCATGACGACCCTTGTTCGGATTGGGAAAGGGTCTATAACCTGGCTCAAGAAGTAAAAGATTGGTTGAACAGCCTGGAAGTAGAATACTTTCATGTCCTGTCCGAAAACACAGACATGAAGGTTTACCAGGGAGAGATGCGGCGCTGGCTAGGTGTTTCCGGGCATAATATCCCTAGTTTTGAACTCTTTTTATCGCCGGACTACCGTTATACCGAAGGCGTTTATTTTGCGGACCAGCCATCCTATCGCAGCGGCAATGTCGTCCGCGGAGTGCGTCTGGAATTTAAAGAAGGCCAGGTGATTGATGTAAAGGCTGAGGAAGGAGAGGAGTTTGTGCGCAAACAACTGAACATGGATAGAGGCGCTTCCTTCCTTGGCGAGTTTTCACTGACCGACAAGCGTTTTTCCCGTATCAGTAAATTTATGGCCCATACCCTTTATGATGAAAATTTCGGAGGAGAATTTGGCAATTGCCATGTTGCTGTTGGAGCTTCTTATGCCGATACCTATGCGGGTGACCCGAAAGAATTGACTCCCGAGAAGAAAAAAGAACTCGGGTTTAATGATTCAGCTCTGCACTGGGATCTGGTGAATACGGAAGCCAAGGTTGTTTATGCCTATCTTAAAAACAAGGAACGGGTAACCATTTACGAGAATGGAAAGTTTTTGATGGATGGCCTGGAAGATTAA
- a CDS encoding phosphate ABC transporter substrate-binding protein codes for MKRKLFLFMAVIASLLLTVSAWAGSIQIKGSTTVLPVAQKIAEQFMKEFPDISISISGGGSGNGIKALIDGTTDIADSSRFIKDKEIKLAVSKGRYPVPFAVAYDCIVPVVHPSNPVSNLTLEQLKAIYTGRVKNWKDVGGEDRRIVVISRDTSSGTYEVWEKKVLKGARVYAGAQLQASNGAVAQVVAKNKYAIGYLGIGYLNKDIKVVKVNGVTGTPATALDGSFPIARSLFMFTQGWPKGDVAKFIRYVLHPQKGQKLVREVGFVPLY; via the coding sequence ATGAAGAGGAAGTTATTTTTGTTTATGGCTGTTATAGCCAGTTTGTTGCTTACAGTTTCGGCGTGGGCCGGTTCCATCCAGATTAAGGGGTCAACCACGGTTTTGCCTGTGGCTCAAAAGATTGCCGAGCAGTTTATGAAAGAGTTTCCGGACATTAGCATTTCCATATCCGGAGGAGGTTCTGGAAATGGTATCAAAGCCTTGATTGATGGGACTACAGACATAGCTGACAGTTCAAGGTTTATTAAAGACAAAGAGATAAAACTTGCTGTTTCCAAAGGCAGGTATCCAGTTCCCTTTGCCGTGGCTTATGATTGTATTGTCCCGGTTGTTCATCCTTCTAATCCGGTGTCCAACCTAACATTGGAACAACTCAAGGCTATTTATACCGGCAGAGTTAAAAATTGGAAGGATGTTGGTGGAGAGGACAGAAGAATTGTAGTTATCTCAAGAGATACATCTTCCGGAACTTATGAAGTGTGGGAAAAGAAGGTCTTAAAGGGAGCACGTGTCTATGCCGGGGCGCAGCTCCAGGCCTCAAACGGAGCCGTGGCCCAGGTAGTGGCCAAGAATAAATATGCCATTGGTTATTTAGGTATTGGTTATTTGAACAAAGATATAAAAGTGGTTAAGGTTAATGGGGTGACCGGGACTCCAGCTACTGCCTTGGACGGCAGTTTTCCTATTGCACGCAGCCTGTTCATGTTTACACAAGGTTGGCCAAAAGGTGATGTAGCTAAGTTTATCCGGTATGTTCTCCATCCGCAAAAAGGACAAAAACTGGTCAGAGAAGTTGGTTTTGTGCCTCTTTATTAG